One Pseudomonas tolaasii NCPPB 2192 genomic window carries:
- the mutY gene encoding A/G-specific adenine glycosylase → MRNEQFSTAVLDWYDRHGRHDLPWQQGITPYRVWVSEIMLQQTQVSTVLNYFDRFMASLPTVEALAAAPEDEVLHLWTGLGYYTRARNLQKTAKIVVADYGGEFPRDVEKLTELPGIGLSTAGAIASLSMGLRAPILDGNVKRVLARFTAQEGYPGEPKVAKQLWATAERFTPHDRVNAYTQAMMDMGATLCTRSKPSCLLCPLEKGCEAHMLGLETRYPIPKPRKTIPQKRTLMPLLANAEGAILLYRRPSTGLWGGLWSLPELDDLQDLEHLANQHALELGKQQELPGLIHTFSHFQLAIEPWLVQVEETAHHVAEADWLWYNLATPPRLGLAAPVKKLLKRAADVLNAGVPS, encoded by the coding sequence ATGAGAAACGAGCAGTTTTCAACGGCGGTGCTCGACTGGTACGACCGCCACGGTCGCCATGACCTGCCCTGGCAACAGGGCATCACGCCTTACAGGGTGTGGGTCTCGGAGATCATGTTGCAGCAGACCCAGGTCAGCACCGTTTTGAATTATTTCGACCGTTTCATGGCGTCCCTGCCAACGGTCGAGGCCCTGGCCGCCGCGCCGGAAGATGAAGTGCTGCACCTGTGGACGGGCCTGGGTTACTACACCCGCGCGCGCAACCTGCAGAAGACCGCCAAAATTGTCGTCGCCGACTATGGCGGCGAATTCCCCCGCGACGTGGAAAAGCTCACCGAGCTGCCGGGTATCGGCCTCTCCACCGCGGGCGCCATCGCCAGCCTGAGCATGGGCCTGCGCGCGCCGATCCTCGACGGCAACGTCAAACGGGTGCTGGCGCGGTTTACTGCGCAAGAGGGTTACCCGGGCGAGCCCAAGGTGGCCAAGCAGCTGTGGGCCACCGCAGAGCGCTTCACGCCCCATGACCGCGTCAACGCCTACACCCAGGCAATGATGGACATGGGCGCCACCCTCTGCACCCGCAGTAAACCCAGCTGCCTGTTGTGCCCGCTGGAAAAAGGCTGCGAAGCGCACATGCTCGGCCTGGAGACACGCTACCCGATCCCCAAGCCGCGCAAGACCATTCCGCAAAAGCGCACACTGATGCCGCTGCTCGCCAACGCCGAAGGCGCGATTCTGCTTTATCGCCGCCCTTCCACAGGCTTGTGGGGCGGCCTGTGGAGCTTGCCGGAGCTGGACGACCTGCAAGACCTCGAACACCTCGCCAACCAGCACGCGCTCGAACTGGGCAAGCAGCAGGAATTGCCGGGGCTGATCCACACCTTCAGCCACTTCCAGCTGGCGATCGAGCCGTGGCTGGTACAGGTCGAGGAAACCGCCCATCACGTGGCCGAGGCCGACTGGCTCTGGTATAACCTCGCCACCCCGCCGCGCCTGGGCCTTGCCGCCCCGGTGAAAAAACTGCTGAAGCGCGCGGCCGACGTATTGAACGCAGGAGTTCCGTCATGA
- a CDS encoding oxidative damage protection protein, producing the protein MTRTIMCRKYKEELPALERPPYPGAKGQDIFDHVSAKAWGDWLKHQTLLINEKRLNMMNAEDRKYLAGEMDKFFSGEDYAKADGYVPPAQ; encoded by the coding sequence ATGACCCGCACCATCATGTGCCGCAAGTACAAAGAAGAATTGCCAGCCCTGGAGCGTCCTCCGTACCCGGGCGCCAAGGGCCAGGACATTTTTGATCATGTCTCCGCCAAAGCCTGGGGCGACTGGTTGAAACACCAGACCCTGCTGATCAACGAAAAACGCCTGAATATGATGAACGCCGAAGATCGCAAATACCTGGCGGGCGAGATGGACAAGTTCTTTTCCGGCGAAGATTACGCCAAGGCCGACGGCTACGTACCACCTGCTCAATAA